In Plantibacter sp. PA-3-X8, one DNA window encodes the following:
- a CDS encoding TetR/AcrR family transcriptional regulator — protein MRGTYRKTEHRRRDIVAAGLTVCRAGEGSTGLLRKTAAQAGLSEAGVLHHFAGVGDLLEAILDRHMAEILECAACDRVSGRAKLLCLSDLLDCSLRDPHLAHLYLTRTSEPGSTANNAQQASNAYTDALRECSRLGFKQCHDEGQLRSGADMDAAVESLISLVHGLQLRALREPDLNVRAVLETHIGTYLRDGPQMASAAG, from the coding sequence ATGCGCGGAACATACCGGAAAACGGAACATCGTCGACGCGACATCGTTGCGGCGGGGCTGACAGTGTGTCGGGCTGGAGAAGGTTCGACCGGCCTCCTCCGAAAGACGGCCGCCCAGGCAGGTTTGAGCGAGGCCGGCGTGCTCCATCATTTCGCCGGAGTAGGCGATCTGCTGGAAGCCATCCTCGACCGCCATATGGCCGAGATTCTCGAGTGTGCAGCATGCGATCGGGTCTCGGGGAGAGCCAAGCTGCTCTGCCTGTCGGATCTCTTGGACTGCAGCCTGCGAGACCCCCACCTGGCGCATCTCTACCTCACGCGCACCAGCGAACCTGGGTCGACGGCGAACAACGCTCAGCAGGCGTCGAACGCCTACACCGACGCCCTCCGCGAATGCTCGCGCCTGGGCTTCAAGCAATGCCACGACGAGGGCCAACTTCGATCAGGGGCCGATATGGACGCAGCGGTCGAGTCGCTGATCTCACTGGTCCACGGGCTCCAGCTCCGGGCGCTGCGAGAACCAGATCTGAATGTGCGTGCGGTGTTGGAGACGCACATCGGCACCTACCTCCGCGACGGACCTCAGATGGCCTCCGCAGCGGGCTGA
- a CDS encoding SDR family oxidoreductase has product MTYLIHGATGAQGAPVAAALTRSGHHVTAAVRNTAAYTAGPAVAVDTADLDSLVDAYTGADGVFVHLPLGSPAQQLEQATTIATAVDRARPGRVVFSTSGYTLGGDNDEDDSAHGVLVRRLEASGVPTAVIAPRLYLENLLLPPVITATREEGILPYPIREDFLVSWSSHLDIAEVALRLFEDPSVTGVVTVGALPGLSGPDLAKAFSNHFGREVRFHAQTPDEFGEMIIPIFGADGIAPVVDSYRWRATLDDELIDETRSAQALLGLAPRSVEHWLRDIGA; this is encoded by the coding sequence ATGACCTACCTCATCCACGGAGCGACCGGCGCACAGGGTGCCCCCGTCGCCGCCGCACTCACCCGTTCCGGCCACCACGTCACCGCAGCCGTCCGCAATACCGCCGCCTACACCGCCGGGCCGGCGGTCGCCGTCGACACCGCCGACCTCGACTCCCTTGTGGACGCTTACACCGGTGCGGACGGCGTGTTCGTCCACCTCCCGCTCGGTTCCCCCGCCCAGCAACTCGAGCAGGCGACCACCATAGCCACCGCGGTCGATCGGGCACGCCCCGGTCGGGTCGTCTTCTCCACCAGCGGCTATACTCTCGGCGGCGACAACGACGAGGACGACAGCGCGCACGGTGTGCTCGTGCGCCGTCTAGAGGCAAGCGGCGTTCCGACTGCCGTCATCGCCCCGCGCCTGTATCTCGAGAATTTGCTCCTACCGCCCGTCATCACCGCTACCCGCGAGGAGGGGATCCTCCCGTACCCGATCCGGGAGGATTTCCTCGTCTCGTGGAGCTCGCACCTCGACATTGCCGAGGTCGCCCTCCGCCTCTTCGAAGACCCCTCCGTGACGGGCGTTGTCACCGTCGGCGCCCTCCCGGGACTCTCCGGACCCGACCTCGCCAAGGCGTTCTCCAACCACTTCGGTCGCGAGGTGCGCTTCCACGCTCAGACACCAGACGAGTTCGGCGAGATGATCATCCCCATCTTCGGCGCGGACGGCATCGCGCCCGTCGTCGACTCCTACCGCTGGCGTGCCACCCTCGACGACGAACTCATCGACGAGACGCGCAGCGCTCAGGCGCTTCTCGGCCTCGCACCACGCTCCGTCGAGCACTGGCTGCGCGACATCGGCGCCTGA
- a CDS encoding iron ABC transporter permease, giving the protein MTVVVALLAIGFGSVNISADRVIAVLCANLTGRAAGLDPLDQQIVWELRVPRVLMAAVVGASLALAGAALQGLLRNPLADPYIVGVSSGASLGAVLVMSFGSGALFGLSTPAAAFIGALVLLLLVFAFAQRSGSFTDIRLVLSGVALGYVAMAGTSFAQLQAEPGQVRGILFWMMGSVAGARWETLALPTVALLGAGAWLLIQARGLNALALGDDDAVAVGVDLRRFRLGLLLVAALLTAVTVAVAGGVGFVGLIVPHAVRMLVGADHRRLLPVSALSGAVFLVLVDLVARTIGSPNEYPLTIFTALVGGPFFLWLMRSPEGRS; this is encoded by the coding sequence GTGACCGTGGTGGTGGCGCTGCTCGCGATCGGTTTCGGTAGCGTCAACATCTCCGCAGACCGGGTCATCGCCGTGTTGTGTGCGAACCTCACCGGTCGAGCGGCAGGGCTCGATCCGCTCGACCAGCAGATCGTCTGGGAGCTGCGAGTCCCCCGGGTTCTCATGGCCGCCGTCGTGGGCGCCAGCCTCGCACTGGCCGGTGCCGCACTCCAAGGGTTGCTCCGAAATCCGCTCGCAGATCCATACATCGTCGGTGTGTCGTCCGGGGCCTCGTTGGGGGCAGTGCTGGTCATGTCATTCGGCTCCGGCGCGCTGTTCGGACTCAGCACACCGGCGGCGGCCTTCATCGGTGCGCTGGTTCTCCTTCTCCTCGTCTTCGCGTTCGCTCAGCGGTCCGGTTCGTTCACGGACATCCGTTTGGTGCTGTCAGGAGTGGCGTTGGGATACGTCGCGATGGCCGGAACCAGCTTTGCGCAGTTGCAGGCCGAGCCTGGACAGGTTCGGGGCATCCTCTTCTGGATGATGGGCAGCGTAGCAGGGGCTCGTTGGGAAACGCTCGCCTTGCCCACTGTCGCTCTGCTCGGAGCTGGTGCTTGGCTGCTCATTCAAGCGCGCGGGTTGAATGCGCTTGCTCTCGGAGACGATGACGCCGTCGCCGTGGGAGTCGATCTCCGTCGATTCCGACTCGGACTGCTGCTTGTCGCTGCGCTCTTGACCGCCGTCACGGTGGCTGTCGCAGGCGGCGTCGGGTTCGTCGGGTTGATCGTCCCTCACGCGGTTCGAATGCTGGTCGGAGCGGACCATCGGCGGCTGCTGCCCGTCTCCGCGCTGTCCGGCGCAGTCTTCCTGGTCCTCGTCGATCTCGTCGCGCGGACCATTGGCAGCCCGAACGAGTATCCACTCACGATCTTCACGGCTTTGGTCGGCGGGCCCTTCTTCCTCTGGTTGATGCGTTCGCCGGAGGGGCGGTCATGA
- a CDS encoding ABC transporter ATP-binding protein, with translation MKLSIDELQVSVGGRPFIEQLSLDIEPGAFVAIVGPNGSGKSTLLRALYRALKPDTGQIIIGTTDVWEASPREAAKLRAVVTQHQTNNDGLRVSDIVATGRHVHQPWFRGESVRDRDVIESALQRCRAAHLSDRRYSTLSGGERQRVLLARALAQDAPVLLLDEPTNHLDVTAQHELLELLAAVELTRIIVLHDLDHAVSHADRIIVMKDGRVHADGPPAQTLTPSLTNDVFHVDSRIIDHPITGRPHIVTASP, from the coding sequence ATGAAGCTCTCCATCGATGAGCTCCAGGTCAGCGTGGGAGGACGGCCGTTCATCGAGCAGCTCTCGCTGGATATCGAGCCGGGCGCGTTCGTCGCGATCGTCGGACCGAATGGTTCAGGGAAATCGACGCTACTTCGCGCCCTGTATCGTGCGCTGAAGCCAGACACGGGGCAGATCATCATCGGCACAACAGACGTGTGGGAGGCGTCACCCCGGGAAGCTGCGAAGTTGCGGGCCGTGGTCACGCAACACCAGACGAACAACGACGGTCTCCGCGTGAGTGACATCGTCGCCACAGGACGTCATGTGCACCAGCCGTGGTTTCGTGGTGAGTCGGTCCGAGATCGCGATGTGATCGAGTCTGCTTTGCAGCGCTGCAGAGCCGCTCACCTCTCGGATCGCCGCTACAGCACGTTGTCGGGCGGTGAGCGCCAGCGGGTACTCCTGGCTCGTGCCCTTGCACAGGACGCGCCTGTCCTCCTACTGGATGAGCCGACGAACCACCTCGATGTCACTGCGCAGCACGAGCTGCTCGAGCTCCTGGCTGCGGTGGAGCTCACCCGCATCATCGTGTTGCATGACCTGGATCACGCCGTCTCCCACGCCGACCGCATCATCGTCATGAAGGACGGTCGTGTCCACGCCGATGGTCCGCCGGCTCAGACGCTGACCCCGTCGCTGACCAACGACGTTTTCCACGTCGATTCGCGCATCATCGACCACCCCATCACCGGGCGCCCCCATATCGTCACCGCGTCGCCATGA
- a CDS encoding ATP-binding cassette domain-containing protein: MSKTRPTAILVRGARVHNLKNVDVDIPLNQLVAVAGVSGSGKSSLALGVVYAEGSRRYVEALSTYTRRRMTHAARATVDSVTYVPAALALRQRPGVPSVRSTFGTSTELLNVLRVAFSRLGSHLCPNGHRLAPTIDVAANLDLQCPICGATFYPPGAESLAFNSDGACSVCTGTGFVRDIDDAALVPDPTKSISEGAVAPWGMFGLSVMPQVAAELGVRIDVPYRDLTDAERSIVLDGASVKREIRVPSKSGKLFDLNFTYRNARLAVREAMDKATSETGLARVNRFITAQECWSCHGSRLSNDALGSEVDGINLAAATSKDLSAVMDWMATVPSLVSSELRPMARLIAEQFAEMGTRLLELGLGYLTLDRASSTLSTGERQRVQLARAVRNQTTGVLYVLDEPSIGLHPANIDGLVGVMRDLLDDGNSVLLVDHDVQVLREADWVIEIGPGSGGNGGTVLAQGTVAQIGAHPNSLIGGYLVGDEDVIGRKRAKADEMFSMGTIQVATTPVHTVHALEVAIPKGRLIAVTGMSGSGKTTLVLDSLAAAINASRDGTKIPAHVQSLGAAGLSSAEVVDATPIGTNVRSTVATYSGILDELRRLFAATDVARARGLGAGDFSYNTGSLRCSRCEGTGQVVLDVQFLPDVEIPCPTCVGTRYGPDADTVRITTSRGDRSLPELLASTVEDAGDILADRPRIAQRLQTLSSLGLGYLTLGEDTPALSGGEAQRLKLATELGRKHRGTLFIFDEPSVGLHPRDISVLLGVLDRLLATGATVIVIEHDLDVISNADYVIDMGPGGGVEGGRVVATGTPEEVCRNPESVTGRYLGPALKITGERTVG; this comes from the coding sequence ATGTCAAAGACTCGGCCAACGGCGATCTTGGTGCGCGGCGCCCGCGTGCACAATCTGAAGAACGTCGATGTGGACATCCCGTTGAATCAGCTCGTCGCAGTCGCGGGGGTTTCCGGCTCTGGAAAATCCTCCCTGGCGCTCGGCGTGGTCTACGCGGAAGGATCACGCCGATACGTGGAAGCACTCTCCACCTACACCCGCCGACGCATGACGCACGCTGCCCGTGCCACGGTCGACTCGGTCACCTACGTGCCGGCTGCGCTTGCACTGCGTCAACGGCCGGGTGTGCCCAGCGTACGATCGACGTTCGGCACGTCCACAGAGCTGCTGAACGTTTTGAGAGTCGCGTTCTCGCGGCTTGGGTCGCACCTCTGTCCCAATGGACACCGTCTCGCCCCGACGATCGATGTCGCTGCGAACCTGGATCTCCAATGCCCAATCTGTGGAGCGACGTTCTATCCCCCCGGTGCCGAGTCCCTCGCCTTCAATTCAGACGGTGCGTGCTCGGTGTGCACCGGGACGGGATTCGTCCGCGACATCGACGACGCGGCGCTTGTGCCTGATCCGACGAAATCGATCAGCGAAGGCGCCGTCGCACCCTGGGGGATGTTCGGTCTGTCCGTGATGCCGCAGGTCGCTGCTGAACTCGGAGTACGCATCGATGTGCCGTACCGCGACCTCACCGACGCGGAACGGAGCATTGTCCTCGATGGGGCCTCGGTCAAGCGCGAGATCCGAGTGCCCTCGAAATCCGGGAAGCTCTTCGACCTGAACTTCACCTACCGCAATGCCCGACTCGCGGTCCGCGAAGCAATGGACAAGGCAACGAGCGAAACGGGGCTGGCACGAGTCAATCGGTTCATCACGGCGCAGGAGTGCTGGTCATGCCACGGGAGCCGACTGTCGAACGACGCTCTCGGTAGCGAGGTCGACGGAATCAACCTGGCCGCCGCGACCAGCAAGGACCTCAGCGCCGTCATGGACTGGATGGCCACGGTCCCGAGCCTCGTCTCGTCCGAGCTTCGCCCGATGGCGAGGCTGATCGCCGAACAATTCGCCGAGATGGGCACGCGTCTCCTCGAGCTTGGTCTCGGGTATCTCACCCTCGACCGGGCGAGCTCGACCCTTTCCACCGGCGAGCGCCAGCGGGTGCAACTCGCTCGAGCTGTCCGTAACCAGACGACTGGAGTCCTGTACGTCCTGGACGAGCCGTCCATCGGGCTCCACCCGGCGAACATCGACGGTCTGGTCGGGGTGATGCGCGACCTACTGGACGATGGGAACTCGGTCCTCCTCGTCGACCATGACGTGCAGGTGCTCCGCGAAGCCGATTGGGTGATCGAGATCGGTCCCGGTTCGGGCGGAAACGGCGGGACGGTGCTCGCTCAGGGAACCGTCGCGCAGATCGGCGCACATCCGAATTCACTGATCGGGGGCTACCTGGTCGGGGATGAGGACGTCATCGGCCGGAAGCGCGCCAAAGCCGATGAGATGTTCTCGATGGGCACGATCCAGGTCGCAACGACGCCCGTCCACACGGTCCATGCGCTCGAGGTCGCGATTCCGAAGGGGCGACTCATCGCGGTCACCGGCATGTCCGGCTCGGGCAAGACCACGTTGGTGCTCGACAGCCTGGCAGCAGCCATCAATGCAAGCCGGGACGGCACGAAGATACCCGCGCACGTCCAGAGCTTGGGTGCTGCAGGCCTCTCGAGCGCGGAGGTGGTCGACGCGACTCCGATCGGCACCAACGTCCGGTCGACGGTCGCGACCTACAGTGGCATCCTCGACGAGTTACGCCGACTCTTCGCCGCCACCGATGTCGCACGGGCTCGAGGACTGGGCGCGGGTGACTTCTCGTACAACACCGGGTCCCTCCGGTGTTCCCGATGCGAGGGTACGGGGCAGGTCGTACTCGACGTCCAGTTCCTTCCGGATGTCGAGATCCCCTGTCCGACGTGTGTCGGAACCCGGTACGGGCCGGACGCCGACACCGTCAGGATCACCACCAGTCGGGGTGACCGAAGTCTGCCGGAGCTCCTCGCCAGCACGGTCGAGGACGCTGGAGACATCTTGGCCGACCGTCCTCGCATCGCTCAGCGGCTCCAGACGCTCAGCTCTCTCGGCCTCGGTTATCTCACGCTGGGCGAGGACACACCGGCACTGTCCGGGGGCGAGGCTCAGCGGCTGAAGCTTGCAACCGAGCTCGGTCGGAAACATCGAGGCACGCTCTTCATCTTCGACGAACCATCTGTCGGCCTGCATCCTCGCGATATCTCGGTCCTCCTCGGCGTCCTGGATCGATTGCTGGCCACCGGCGCGACGGTGATCGTCATCGAACACGACCTGGACGTGATCTCGAACGCCGACTACGTGATCGACATGGGGCCGGGTGGAGGTGTCGAGGGAGGCAGGGTCGTGGCGACCGGCACTCCTGAGGAGGTCTGCCGCAACCCGGAAAGCGTCACAGGCCGATACCTGGGACCTGCCCTGAAGATCACTGGTGAGCGGACTGTCGGCTGA